In the genome of Longimicrobium sp., one region contains:
- the atpD gene encoding F0F1 ATP synthase subunit beta — protein sequence MAAIAPERATVPAPTQQVGRVVQVIGPVIDAEFSGHLPEIYNALVVRAPAADGRAAVNITLEVQQHIGRNQVRAVAMEATDGVVRGMDVVDTGGSISIPVGTNALGRIMNVLGEPVDERGEIPASAERWPIHRNAPLFVNLEAKTEVLETGIKVVDLLTPYVKGGKIGLFGGAGVGKTVVIQELIHNIAMGHGGRSVFAGVGERTREGTDLWLEFREAELIKDDNLAESSVALVYGQMNEPPGARLRVALAGLTVAEYFRDMEKQDVLFFVDNIFRFTQAGSEVSALLGRMPSAVGYQPTLATEMGGLQERITSTRDGSITSVQAIYVPADDLTDPAPATAFAHLDATTVLSRALTEIGIYPAVDPLDSTSRIVDPQYIGQRHYAVATSVQRILQRYKELQEIIAILGMDELSEEDKVTVGRARRIQRFLSQPFHVAEQFTGTPGAYVKLEDTIESFERVVNGEFDHLPEQAFYMVGGIEGVIEKARKLEAGG from the coding sequence ATGGCAGCGATTGCCCCCGAGCGGGCCACAGTGCCCGCGCCCACCCAGCAGGTGGGCCGCGTGGTCCAGGTCATCGGCCCCGTCATCGACGCCGAGTTCTCGGGCCACCTTCCCGAGATCTACAACGCCCTGGTGGTCCGCGCCCCGGCGGCGGACGGCCGCGCCGCGGTGAACATCACCCTCGAGGTGCAGCAGCACATCGGGCGCAACCAGGTGCGCGCCGTGGCCATGGAAGCCACGGACGGCGTCGTCCGCGGCATGGACGTGGTCGACACCGGGGGCAGCATCAGCATCCCCGTGGGCACCAACGCCCTGGGCCGCATCATGAACGTGCTGGGCGAGCCTGTGGACGAGCGCGGCGAGATCCCGGCCTCGGCCGAGCGCTGGCCCATCCACCGCAACGCCCCGCTGTTCGTGAACCTCGAGGCCAAGACCGAGGTGCTTGAAACGGGCATCAAGGTGGTGGACCTGCTCACCCCGTACGTGAAGGGCGGCAAGATCGGCCTCTTCGGCGGCGCCGGCGTGGGCAAGACGGTGGTCATCCAGGAGCTCATCCACAACATCGCCATGGGGCACGGCGGCCGCTCGGTGTTCGCCGGCGTGGGCGAGCGCACCCGCGAGGGCACCGACCTGTGGCTGGAGTTCCGCGAGGCGGAGCTGATCAAGGACGACAACCTGGCCGAGAGCTCGGTGGCCCTCGTCTACGGGCAGATGAACGAGCCGCCGGGCGCGCGCCTTCGCGTGGCCCTGGCCGGGCTGACGGTGGCGGAGTACTTCCGCGACATGGAAAAGCAGGACGTGCTCTTCTTCGTTGACAACATCTTCCGCTTCACCCAGGCGGGCTCCGAGGTGTCGGCGCTGCTGGGCCGCATGCCCTCGGCCGTGGGCTACCAGCCCACGCTGGCCACGGAGATGGGCGGCCTGCAGGAGCGCATCACCTCCACGCGCGACGGCTCCATCACCTCGGTGCAGGCCATCTACGTGCCCGCCGACGACCTGACGGACCCGGCGCCCGCGACGGCGTTCGCGCACCTCGACGCCACGACGGTGCTCAGCCGCGCGCTCACGGAAATCGGCATCTACCCCGCGGTGGACCCGCTCGACTCCACGTCGCGCATCGTGGACCCGCAGTACATCGGGCAGCGGCACTACGCCGTGGCGACGAGCGTGCAGCGGATCCTTCAGCGCTACAAGGAGCTGCAGGAGATCATCGCCATCCTGGGCATGGACGAGCTGTCGGAAGAGGACAAGGTCACGGTGGGCCGCGCCCGCCGCATCCAGCGCTTCCTTTCGCAGCCCTTCCACGTGGCCGAGCAGTTCACGGGCACGCCGGGCGCGTACGTGAAGCTGGAAGACACCATCGAGTCGTTCGAGCGCGTGGTGAACGGCGAGTTCGACCACCTTCCCGAGCAGGCCTTCTACATGGTGGGCGGCATCGAGGGCGTGATCGAAAAGGCCCGCAAGCTCGAGGCGGGCGGCTGA
- a CDS encoding F0F1 ATP synthase subunit epsilon, translated as MAAPAAAAGTGAGALRVTVLSPEQTVFQGTADSVVAPAFNGKLGILRGHAPLMALLGEGELRVTTGGDERRFMVAGGFLQVADDEVTVLSERATPA; from the coding sequence ATGGCGGCCCCCGCGGCGGCTGCGGGCACGGGCGCGGGGGCGCTGCGCGTCACCGTGCTCTCGCCCGAGCAGACGGTGTTCCAGGGCACGGCCGACTCGGTGGTGGCGCCGGCCTTCAACGGCAAGCTGGGCATCCTGCGCGGCCACGCCCCGCTGATGGCGCTGCTGGGTGAGGGCGAGCTGCGCGTGACCACCGGCGGGGACGAGCGCCGGTTCATGGTGGCTGGCGGATTCCTGCAGGTGGCCGACGACGAGGTGACGGTCCTCAGTGAGCGCGCGACGCCCGCCTGA